The genomic region atttccccatcgctgaattacaggcaatgtcggacaaacatgcggtttcgtaatggattcaggctttctaaacagggcagttagattcaatctggcacatgtccgggtgttggaaatactacataatcgttctgaatatttctctctctgactctatggtatcattcatgctaaaaacaatgcagggtcaaagataattgactttgaaataagctcaaatgcgtagaaataagtgtcgatgtccgactgtcacgtgactaaaacgtcatcaatatcttatgcaaatgaccttgtgagctataaatagtaacttcgagGGATGCTATTGCCGATCAACACCACTGCCATCCCTAATCCTAATTAACACCCAACAACATACCTGTGAGATAAACCTACTAGTCTGTATGGTGTAAACATCCCTACACTGCCATGACAACATACAGTCATGTGAAGTCACTTCTCAGAGTAATCCCTTATTAAAAATCCTTTAGTGATAATGCCATAAATACCTGGCATATAGATGATCATAAAACTGCCTGCGTGGGTTTCAGTCGTAATAATAACACTAACTGCGTAGGCGTCTTGGTACTGTGGTGATGTGGGAGAATGACTCAATGCTTCAGATCAGAGAGTGAAACCCGACTTTTGTGGGAAGGGACCTTAAGCTGTGATTATAGCTTAAAGAAGTGACACATAGTAATTTTTGCCGATTGTCCTCTTGAGTAGGAGGGATGAGCAACTTATGTAACCACTATTCTTTGTCATTTTATGAATGTCACATTATTGTGATAGTCTTTCTTCATCATATCACATATCTGAATGACTGAGTGAGTCATCAATTCGCAAAAATTATATCAGATTTTCTCATTTGTTTTATGTCTCCTACGCAACTTCATGGCCAAACCGTTCAAATCTTTGTTGACCAAAACcctgtaaaatgtaaaatttgATTTCGTTGAGACATATCAATTAAACAttattttttacctgttttcaGGGCATTCATGGAATGCGGAATGTCCCCAAGAAATCCGGCAAGGTCAAGGCTGAGTTTATAGATGTAGATCTCGTCAGAGGTAAGAAATAGAAACAAATGGTGTTGGAAATACATTAGACGCCTTCGCTATGGATCAGAACATCAAATGATAAGTAAAAATGTTTACTTTTTTGGGCGCAGGTCACATTTTGGGGACAGAAGGGACAGCACCCTTCTAGCTGTGCCTAGACTAAGAACTAGGAAAGTATGATGTTGGCTGCAACAAGTGCTTATAATTCATGGGTTTTGAAAGCAATTTTATCTCTATGGTATAACCTGTCTAACCAAGGTTATTTATTCCAGGATCTGCATTTACGAAAGCGAAGCCACAATGTTCGGCATTTACAATCGCCAGGAAAGGTCTGATCCGGATGTTCTTGTTGCCGTTCTTCTACAAATGGTAAGGATCTCGCCCCTCCTTCCCTCCCTCTGTCCCTGCCCACCCTCTTTCCAACACAACCCACCACCCTCCCTCCCCTCCCTCCTGTTCTGTAGAAGCCAGGGAAGGCTTTTAGAGTGACAGAGTAGTGCGTCCTTCTGTCTTcatcgagacgaaacactaatTGATTTCCCATTTTCGTTGCAGGTGGCGAGACCAGACGTCATTCAGATTCTGGCTGCTCATGATACTGTTATACGTTTTACATCTGTCAACCCTGGTCCTCTACTTCACTTTAGAAAGCGGGGAACCGGAGAGACAACAAGTAAGTTGATGAAAAAATCTGTGTTGAGTTTCTATTCCTTCCTTAAAAAGTACCATTGGAGTAGGTAGGGGCATTTCTAACTGCCCCGAGTGAGCCTTTGTTGTGACGATGTCACTGTGCAGATCGATGCATTGGCAATGCACTGTATGTACTCAAGGGATGTCAGCATTGGCAATGCACTGTATGTACTGGAGGGATGTCAGCTTGTTTTTGTCTCTTTGAGGTTCAATATTGTGTGATGCCTGGTTCGGTTAAATTTGTCGTGTTTATTTCCAGATGGTGCGAACGTCCGATGTGATAACGCCTCTAATGCTGCTCATTATCCTCGGCATCATGCATTCTCAAATTGTGTCGACGCATTCGAACAGGAAGGCACAACGAGAGGAGGAGAGGTTACGAAAGTAAGTCAGTTTCAGGATGATGTTTAGCCATCTGTGCAGGCACATGGCATTTTCGATTTTTTGGAAGGTTTCTATTCCTCCTGAAAATGGTGTgatttgacagcagaaatagAAAGTTCTGTGCGTCTGCTCTCTGTAAACTTTGAATTTGTGAAATGAAAACTCTGAAAATGTGAAGAAATGTGAGATTTTCTTTCCTCATTTTCCGAAGGAAGTTGAAAGACAACATGAAATCCTCTGGACAATTATGtaatttaaaaaactttttctgaatttttcagaCGCGCCGAAAGGTCGAAACGACGGAAATCTCGACCGTATTCAACAACACAGTCTGAGCATGAAAGTGGATCACAAGAAAACAATGGCGACATCGTCGTCTTGGAGGATGGAAAAGAGACGTCGCTACTTAGGAAGACGCTTCGAAATGAAGGCGTCAAAGTCTTGTCTACTCGAGAGCAGAACGACCGACTAAAAATCAACCAAGAGCAACACGATAAACTGAAAATCGGTTTCGCAAAAACTCGAACTGGCGATCGACAATCTCCGGAAAGGAATAATTCTGAAAAAGTGGCGGAGCGGTCACCATTGATTGTTGTTAAAGACGTGTCGAATAATAGATCAGAAAAGGCGGGTGAAACGCGTATGAACGGGGTCGTTGAGTTGAAGTCTGAGACTGTCAAGTCACGGAGACCGTGCGGATGTAAATCTAGTGAAATCCAGTGGTGTCGTTGTGACGAAGATGTTGAAAATGTGGAGTACAAATCGCTTGACGGCACAGATGACGTGACGTGGAACACACAAGAGGATTTAAATTCACTTTCAATGCCTTTAGAGTCTGTCGGAGAAATAATCATGCCGAAAGACGGTAAATATTTTGACGACAGCTTAGAGTTACAAAATCTGGACACCGTTGTTGGTGCCGCGGGTAACCACGGCAACACATCGTCACCGGGCGCCTCCTTAAGTGACGAAGATTCATCTCTCAATTGCTCAAATGGTCAAAAAAGTCATTCAAAAACGGAACGTCTAGACTTTGCAGCGGAACGTAGTGATTTGAGCAGCTCTTGTGAAGTGGAGGTAAAAAATGACAGCAGCATCGAGGCGGATCGTTTACTTAACGACATGGCAGACGCGGAGTCTGGTGCCAGTGGTGGTGAGGCAGACGCGCCTCCTAAGATCCGCATAACAAACTCACAAGATCAGGATGTCAGATCTGATTCCTCTTCGAATAAACGGCGATACGGAAGCGGCCAGACGGTCCGGCGGCGACGAAGGTCGAACCTGAAGGTCAACATCAACTCGGAGAAATCGTCCGGCTCCAAGCGTAAACATGACACGCTTTCGGGGAAAAATCGTGACCCTAAGGAGAGTACAGCGGCGAGTTCCTGCGAGTCGGAGGCCGACACAGTTCCCAATACTCCAACCTCATCCAGGGTAAGAAACCGTCCAAGTAGAAATCTTTACGACCTAAAAATCTCAAACAGTTTGTATTACTTTTGTTAATTTGCGAAGTTTTATTTCAAACTCTCGATGTTGTAAAAATTATTGATGTTTTTTTGTTGGAAGTTTTCCCCCGACACTGCATGTCATAGAATTCGAAATATTCTCAAGGAATGGTGTTTACACCCTGACCCTGTGTGGCCATTTACTAAACCGTGCTTAAATTCAGCAGTTtcatttgatgcaaaatttcTTTGGCCCAAAAACAGAAACAATTGCGTTAGGGTGCACTTCATTTAGTTCTTTTAAACTGCTCATTTCGTTTtaagttcaaatttcaaaattgttgttgttgttgttgttacctTCGCACTCAGTGAAGCTGTGTCTGAACAGGAAGCAGTGTAAAGTCAAGACgatgattttcaaaaaaatatcatatttttacAGGGGCGTTTTCGCTATTCAAAATCAGGAGTTAAATTCTCGGACGGTGACTCCGAGTGTCCTTTGGTAAATATGACAATtggtttcaaaatatttgaaaaatgtttgtcGGTGGTTGAAGGGGTTTTCTAAGAATGACTCTGTCTCAGTGTCTACGATAAAAACATAACAAATAATTCTGTGCATGGGTGATCGGTAAATTTTCGTCTCATCGTGTTCTGGTGGTGTTTTACCAGATAATccatcttttcttcttcttcgtgtTTTCACTGCGGTGATTCAAGTTAGTATTGGTAACTACATGCCAAGATTGATTCGTTGGAATATTTCGTCTGCGGATCGTTCAAGGGGTCAAAGGCACTCCTTTCTGTTTCACCAGCCACAAAGAATTCTGGCAAGTCTTTTGTGGTCCGTAACCGGTTTATCTGAATCACGATGGTAACTCAAAGTATACACTGGTACATACTACTTTGACAATAATATAAATATTGTACATTAATTTACACGAAAATCTATGCCTTTCTGACGTTGACGTGTATGGCCTTGAAAAAGAGAATTTGGAAAAATTGCTGATAACCCCTGCATTCCATTTTCTTTCTCCTCATAACTGCATGATCTAGAACATGGTGGATTGATAACGATATTTGCGGACATATCTTCACTGATTGGTATTCACAGTTTTGTCTTTCGTGAGGTGATGGATCTCAAATTATGTATGgcaatattttgattttaaacTTGACCTTTCTACCCTCTATCTGTTTCATCAACACACAGTAAACCGTACATATTTCTTGGGTGTTCTGTCTTGGCGGATTTTGCAAAATGGCgatttgtgaaaatgaaaatcaccCAAGAAAAGTTCTAGTTGGAAAAAACGAAGAAATTGCATAATccaccaaaacaaaaaattgtgaATTGCCTCCACTCTGCCAGACGTGGATATTACACTGAGTTTGCACCAACCGAAAGACCAGACTGTGAATGCCCTTTTGTTTTTGCTTTAGATGTTGTTTACAAATGGGGAATGCCAGTTTCAGTTTGGTGATAGAAGGAATTGCTTTCTTCAAATGTTGGGGTTCTAGAAACT from Lineus longissimus chromosome 19, tnLinLong1.2, whole genome shotgun sequence harbors:
- the LOC135502873 gene encoding protein PHTF1-like isoform X1, whose translation is MEKITRTVDWYQKKIGTYDKQLWERSVEQKIIKGIHGMRNVPKKSGKVKAEFIDVDLVRGSAFTKAKPQCSAFTIARKGLIRMFLLPFFYKWWRDQTSFRFWLLMILLYVLHLSTLVLYFTLESGEPERQQMVRTSDVITPLMLLIILGIMHSQIVSTHSNRKAQREEERLRKRAERSKRRKSRPYSTTQSEHESGSQENNGDIVVLEDGKETSLLRKTLRNEGVKVLSTREQNDRLKINQEQHDKLKIGFAKTRTGDRQSPERNNSEKVAERSPLIVVKDVSNNRSEKAGETRMNGVVELKSETVKSRRPCGCKSSEIQWCRCDEDVENVEYKSLDGTDDVTWNTQEDLNSLSMPLESVGEIIMPKDGKYFDDSLELQNLDTVVGAAGNHGNTSSPGASLSDEDSSLNCSNGQKSHSKTERLDFAAERSDLSSSCEVEVKNDSSIEADRLLNDMADAESGASGGEADAPPKIRITNSQDQDVRSDSSSNKRRYGSGQTVRRRRRSNLKVNINSEKSSGSKRKHDTLSGKNRDPKESTAASSCESEADTVPNTPTSSRGRFRYSKSGVKFSDGDSECPLKASHKCNLSQLLNVRLHQTKLESSNSSDGPMSEAEWDRMNSDMATSDTSSCTSGSELSEDEKETSSHDDPFYWSNIGQTSDTVVHNSHTPAHDKVSCYIWEGDECKKVDLTVLDIGWIIIEKVDKIPETADYLFLGAIFSFLLAFTPALFRLYHQFEFGYFDLENYEMLSKLGFLMFGKSWVSNVIMANGALQRICLSCMLFFLLSVAERTFKQRLWYAKHFCYLTSSRRARKYDLPHFRLNKVRNIKTWLSLRSYLKKRGPQRSVDVIVSAAFLLAVTLVALMCVQLLKDTESFLDQIYNWELGVWSLTLGIFLLRFMTLGNKINKKYKNLSVLITEQINLYLHMEQKPHKKEELMLANNVLKLAEALLKELESPFKISGLAANPFLYNITKVVILSAFSAVLTEMLGFKLKLYKIKLKP
- the LOC135502873 gene encoding protein PHTF1-like isoform X3 produces the protein MEKITRTVDWYQKKIGTYDKQLWERSVEQKIIKGIHGMRNVPKKSGKVKAEFIDVDLVRGSAFTKAKPQCSAFTIARKGLIRMFLLPFFYKWWRDQTSFRFWLLMILLYVLHLSTLVLYFTLESGEPERQQMVRTSDVITPLMLLIILGIMHSQIVSTHSNRKAQREEERLRKRAERSKRRKSRPYSTTQSEHESGSQENNGDIVVLEDGKETSLLRKTLRNEGVKVLSTREQNDRLKINQEQHDKLKIGFAKTRTGDRQSPERNNSEKVAERSPLIVVKDVSNNRSEKAGETRMNGVVELKSETVKSRRPCGCKSSEIQWCRCDEDVENVEYKSLDGTDDVTWNTQEDLNSLSMPLESVGEIIMPKDGKYFDDSLELQNLDTVVGAAGNHGNTSSPGASLSDEDSSLNCSNGQKSHSKTERLDFAAERSDLSSSCEVEVKNDSSIEADRLLNDMADAESGASGGEADAPPKIRITNSQDQDVRSDSSSNKRRYGSGQTVRRRRRSNLKVNINSEKSSGSKRKHDTLSGKNRDPKESTAASSCESEADTVPNTPTSSRGRFRYSKSGVKFSDGDSECPLGPMSEAEWDRMNSDMATSDTSSCTSGSELSEDEKETSSHDDPFYWSNIGQTSDTVVHNSHTPAHDKVSCYIWEGDECKKVDLTVLDIGWIIIEKVDKIPETADYLFLGAIFSFLLAFTPALFRLYHQFEFGYFDLENYEMLSKLGFLMFGKSWVSNVIMANGALQRICLSCMLFFLLSVAERTFKQRLWYAKHFCYLTSSRRARKYDLPHFRLNKVRNIKTWLSLRSYLKKRGPQRSVDVIVSAAFLLAVTLVALMCVQLLKDTESFLDQIYNWELGVWSLTLGIFLLRFMTLGNKINKKYKNLSVLITEQINLYLHMEQKPHKKEELMLANNVLKLAEALLKELESPFKISGLAANPFLYNITKVVILSAFSAVLTEMLGFKLKLYKIKLKP
- the LOC135502873 gene encoding protein PHTF2-like isoform X2, giving the protein MEKITRTVDWYQKKIGTYDKQLWERSVEQKIIKGIHGMRNVPKKSGKVKAEFIDVDLVRGSAFTKAKPQCSAFTIARKGLIRMFLLPFFYKWWRDQTSFRFWLLMILLYVLHLSTLVLYFTLESGEPERQQMVRTSDVITPLMLLIILGIMHSQIVSTHSNRKAQREEERLRKRAERSKRRKSRPYSTTQSEHESGSQENNGDIVVLEDGKETSLLRKTLRNEGVKVLSTREQNDRLKINQEQHDKLKIGFAKTRTGDRQSPERNNSEKVAERSPLIVVKDVSNNRSEKAGETRMNGVVELKSETVKSRRPCGCKSSEIQWCRCDEDVENVEYKSLDGTDDVTWNTQEDLNSLSMPLESVGEIIMPKDGKYFDDSLELQNLDTVVGAAGNHGNTSSPGASLSDEDSSLNCSNGQKSHSKTERLDFAAERSDLSSSCEVEVKNDSSIEADRLLNDMADAESGASGGEADAPPKIRITNSQDQDVRSDSSSNKRRYGSGQTVRRRRRSNLKVNINSEKSSGSKRKHDTLSGKNRDPKESTAASSCESEADTVPNTPTSSRKASHKCNLSQLLNVRLHQTKLESSNSSDGPMSEAEWDRMNSDMATSDTSSCTSGSELSEDEKETSSHDDPFYWSNIGQTSDTVVHNSHTPAHDKVSCYIWEGDECKKVDLTVLDIGWIIIEKVDKIPETADYLFLGAIFSFLLAFTPALFRLYHQFEFGYFDLENYEMLSKLGFLMFGKSWVSNVIMANGALQRICLSCMLFFLLSVAERTFKQRLWYAKHFCYLTSSRRARKYDLPHFRLNKVRNIKTWLSLRSYLKKRGPQRSVDVIVSAAFLLAVTLVALMCVQLLKDTESFLDQIYNWELGVWSLTLGIFLLRFMTLGNKINKKYKNLSVLITEQINLYLHMEQKPHKKEELMLANNVLKLAEALLKELESPFKISGLAANPFLYNITKVVILSAFSAVLTEMLGFKLKLYKIKLKP
- the LOC135502873 gene encoding protein PHTF2-like isoform X4, with the translated sequence MEKITRTVDWYQKKIGTYDKQLWERSVEQKIIKGIHGMRNVPKKSGKVKAEFIDVDLVRGSAFTKAKPQCSAFTIARKGLIRMFLLPFFYKWWRDQTSFRFWLLMILLYVLHLSTLVLYFTLESGEPERQQMVRTSDVITPLMLLIILGIMHSQIVSTHSNRKAQREEERLRKRAERSKRRKSRPYSTTQSEHESGSQENNGDIVVLEDGKETSLLRKTLRNEGVKVLSTREQNDRLKINQEQHDKLKIGFAKTRTGDRQSPERNNSEKVAERSPLIVVKDVSNNRSEKAGETRMNGVVELKSETVKSRRPCGCKSSEIQWCRCDEDVENVEYKSLDGTDDVTWNTQEDLNSLSMPLESVGEIIMPKDGKYFDDSLELQNLDTVVGAAGNHGNTSSPGASLSDEDSSLNCSNGQKSHSKTERLDFAAERSDLSSSCEVEVKNDSSIEADRLLNDMADAESGASGGEADAPPKIRITNSQDQDVRSDSSSNKRRYGSGQTVRRRRRSNLKVNINSEKSSGSKRKHDTLSGKNRDPKESTAASSCESEADTVPNTPTSSRGPMSEAEWDRMNSDMATSDTSSCTSGSELSEDEKETSSHDDPFYWSNIGQTSDTVVHNSHTPAHDKVSCYIWEGDECKKVDLTVLDIGWIIIEKVDKIPETADYLFLGAIFSFLLAFTPALFRLYHQFEFGYFDLENYEMLSKLGFLMFGKSWVSNVIMANGALQRICLSCMLFFLLSVAERTFKQRLWYAKHFCYLTSSRRARKYDLPHFRLNKVRNIKTWLSLRSYLKKRGPQRSVDVIVSAAFLLAVTLVALMCVQLLKDTESFLDQIYNWELGVWSLTLGIFLLRFMTLGNKINKKYKNLSVLITEQINLYLHMEQKPHKKEELMLANNVLKLAEALLKELESPFKISGLAANPFLYNITKVVILSAFSAVLTEMLGFKLKLYKIKLKP